ACATTGCAAATGGCCGCCAGTCTGGAAATGGTAGAGTCAGGAAAGGGTGGGACACTGCAAATGGCCACCAGTCTGGAAATGGTAGTCAGGAAAGGGTGGGACATTGCAAATGGCCGCCAGTCTGGAAATGGTAGAGTCAGGAAAGGGTGGGACACTGCAAATGGCCAACAGTCTGGAAATGGTAGTCAGGAAAGGGTGGGACATTGCAAATGGCCGCCAGTCTGGAAATGGTAGTCAGGAAAGGATGGGACACTGCAAATGGCCACCAGTCTGGAAATGGTAGTCAGGAAAGGATGGGACATTGCAAATGGTCGCCAGTCTGGAAATGGTAGAGCCAGGAAAGGATGGGACACTGCAAATGGCTGCTGATCTACCAATGCAAAGTTTAGCAAATGGACTAATGGATACAATGCAAATGATAGCCCAGTCTGGACTGCAGAATCAGGAAAAGGATTTGcaaagaccctctgagagagagagagagagagagagagagagagggagagagacagagagatagaatgCAAATGATCGGCAGCCTAGCCTGGGACTGTACTGGACTGATTGACAGCTACAATACGAAGCTGCACTGGACTGCTACACACCTTAATCTGCCAAAACAGTCCTGGACTGTaactggggagagggtgggatggggagggtgctgggggtggggggtggggggtggggtggcgaggGTTGGAGGTGCAATAAAACGTTCTGTTCTGCGGCCAGTTACTCATTCCCCCTtcgttttgttttgttttgttttttttttgtttgcattTACGCATCGAGTTCACGGAccagcagtggggtcattaaatcTGCGTCTCTTGCACATTCTCTTTGGAGCTGGATTTAAAGAGTAGTGGTTCGTGCACAGAGTTGTGAAGTGGGTTTTTGGTGCAGTTCAGGGCGCCGCCTCCTCCGCCACCAGCGgcggtggtgttgttgttgtagtGAGCCTTGTAGGCCGTGTAGTGGTTGAGGTGCTCGTGGTCGACGGCTGGGAGAGTCAGGCAGCTGTCGCCGGGCGTGGCCTCTGTCATGTCATCCTCCACGTTGATGATCTCGATGGTGCGGGTCTGGCCGTGGTGCTTGTGGAGCTGGTGCTGTTTGCGCAGCTTGTAGAAGATGATCAGCATGACAGCGGCCATGAAGGTGATGGCAACAAAGCAACCGATGATGATCTTGGTCGTCTTCATGACATCATCCAGGCCGGCCATGATGTTGTCAGTCACCTCCGTGGTGATGGGGACCGTGAAGGCCTTCTCGGTGGACTTGGTGCTgcggggggtgagggaggtggtggagtaTGGCGTCTCCCAGTGGCCGGAAGGGGTGGGCCCAGGCTCGCGCTCCGTTGACTTAGGCTCATCCACCACCTCTACCGTCTCCACCGTCACCGTGGTGAAgtagctgtagctgttgctgctgtctACGGCCGAGACGTTGAGGGTTGCTGAGGCTGTGGCGTTGCCGGCCGAGTTGCTGACCAGGCAGGTGTACAGGCCCGTGTCCTGCACCGTCACGTTGGTGAAGTTGAGCGTGCCGTCGTGCAGCACCGAGATGCGCACCCGGTAGGAGCCGTGGGTCATCAGCGTACCGTTGGGGGTCATCCAGTTGACCGAGGTCATGGAGGTGGCCGCTCGGCACTTGAGCTCGGCCGCCATGCCCTCGGTCACGTTGAGGTCGGTGGGAGGCTCGACGATGACCGGCGCGTAGCACGTAAAGTGGCTCTGGTCCAGCTCGCCGATGTAGCGGGCCTTCAGGTTGGGTGGCGAGTGGCAGCGGGCGCAGCAGGTGGTGTTGCTAGGCACTGTCTCCTTGAGCCACCAGCTGAGCCACAGGACGTCACAGTTGCAGTGCCAAGGGTTGTGGTTGAGGTGGACCCGCTCCAGCCGGTGCAGGGGCGTGAAGAGGTCGTGGGGCAGTGATGTCAAGTTGTTGTGTGACAGGTtgagctcctccagtgactggaGGTCGTCGAAGGCGTTGCGCTCTATCAGTTGAATCTGAGCATGCATCAGCCACAACTTGCGCAGGTTGGTGAGGCCTTGGAAGGAACCGGGCTGAATTACCTCCAGCCGATTGCCCgacagctccagctcctccagcttgATGAGGGGCGTGAGGTTGGGGATCTCCACCAAGTTACACATCCCCAGGTTGAGGTACCTCAGGTTGATCAGCCCCTCGAAGGCCGCGTCGGAGATGTACTCCAACTTCTTCAGCTCGCCCAGATCCAGGCGCCGCAGCGAGGGCACGCGATTGAACGCGTAGGAAGGGATACTCTCGATGGGATTGTTCCTCAGCCAAAGCTCTCGGAGCTTTGACAGGTACTCGAAAGCCCCGCTGGGCACGGTGGTGAGCCGGTTGTCGAAGAGCTCCAGCGTGTTGAGGTTGGTGAGACCATTGAAGGCCCCGACTTCGACCTGCCGGATCAGGTTCTTGCTGAGCTGCAGGATCTCCAGGTGCCGCAGTTGCTTGAAGGTGTCCGCCTTGATGACCTGGATAATGTTCTCCTGCAGGTTAAGGTAGCGGGTGTTGGTGGAGATGCTGTCGGGAACCTCCCGCAGCTCGTAACGTGTACAGATCACCTTGCTGAACTGGTTGCTGCAGGAGCAGCCCTTGGGGCAGACGTGAGACTGGACAAGTCCAGCCAGCAGTGACAAAGTCCAAAGGGTCAAAAATACGAGTCGGCTAACAGTCCTGCCAAAGTTGAATCTCATCCTCTGCGTTTGATGTgccttcatcatcatcatcatcatcgcttCCATTCATAATTTATCAACAATTCTTGACCAAACCATCCAGATCTCTCTGTGGGCTGAAACAGACAGGGACATTAAAGAAGGTAATTTCAGTGATGCAGGAATATTTACATGACAGATCAGTAGATGTTCTCAGTGTAGTCCATGCACAATGATCATCAGAACTGGAGGAGGCTGTTCAGCTCCTCGACCCTGCTCCGCTATCCAATGatatcacggctgatctgtgacctcacTCCACATTTTCCCCATATCGCTTAAtaaacaaaaacctatcaatcagcgttttaaaattaacaattgattgaCTGCTGTTTTCAGAGGAGAGTTGCAATTCTATGACCTTTTGTGTGCAGAATTCCACTCCTGAAAGGCGTAGCTCTAAGTTTTAGACTATGTCCCCTTGACCTAGACTcctcaaccagtggaaatagtttctgtctatctatcctatatgatatcttgaaaactttgaataAATCACCCCTTATccatctaaattccagggaatccaaccctagtttgtttaatctctccaAGAGCCTAATCCTGGTGTccttctggtaaatctacactgcattctctccaaggccaacagagggagagagctctAGATTTCATGAAGCTTTGTGTGAAGAGGTACTTTcagacatcacccctgaatgaccCAGCTCTAGTTTTAAGTTTATGTCTCTGCCCCTGTGTTCTAACTCCTCCACCAGAGGCAACAgcttctctatctaccctattaaCTCCATCTTAAACACCTAACCAGGTGTTAAACTCCTGCCCTTTAGCACCTGCCATTGCATTGGAAGGATATGTAGGTTGATGCTCAACTTGCTTGGCCATGttttgaatgcaccttccttggccatcaaatcctggagtCAGACTCGAACCCAGAGCTCCTAGCTCAGGGGCAGGGCAGCTAATCACTGTGCCACAAGGTCTTTGGATTACTGGCCCAGCGATGCAACCACCACATTACAGTATCTACCAGCAATTATACATTGGGGATGTTAGCATagcggtaatgttactggactaataactcagaggcctggactaatgctccAGATGTTAAAGTTCAAGCCCCACCATCCCTTATTCTTCTATATGCAAAGGAATACAAGGCAAGTCTGTCTTAACTGTTTTAGTTCCTGTTATCATATTGAAGCCATAAGTAAAGTGAGGATTGCACCTTAATTTCGGTGTGGTCTGTATGACTATGCATTAACCAACTGAGCCATCTGACCAGCTGATCTATCCCATATCCatgtaattaaagtttttaaaatcaatttcaaaATCTAAAGGGATGAAATAATTTCTAATATAAACTAGTAAAACGGTGAATACACAGACAACATGGCGACCAATGTTggaggaagcagttcagaaactTGTTCCACAGCATCACCTAGTGGCCCACGCCTGCACCTCTTCCGATCCAGCTTCAAATCTCACAATTTTGTTACTTTAGTTACTCAGGATTCATGGGGTTTTAAGAATAACCATCGCAATTCCCTATGATcccaattgaaaaaaaaaaacattcttgggatgtgaccATCACTGGTCTTGAGCCacctacaactgagtggcttgcttggtcaTTTCAGAGACAACTAGATTGCCATGAGGTCTGGATATAGGCTAGACCAGGTCAGCATGGCAGATGGAGAggagtgaactagatgggttttcacTCAAAtctgatagttttatggtcaccatgaATGAGACCATCTTTTAATTCCACATTAATTACtgaactaattgaatttaaatcctaccagctgctgtagtgtgatttgaactcatgcccctTGAGGGCCATTctgggtctcaggattactagtccagtaacctGACCACTGTGCTAACATCCCAGTGTGCAATTATTAGTAGATACTGTATTGTTGTATTCAGGTCAGCCACAATCTCAGCAAATGGCAGAGAAGGGCCATATGTCCCTCTCCTGCATTCTTTTCTTCCTACTCCTAATAGCACAGGAAGCAGACAAGTGCATGCTTATGTCTGTTTCCATAGCTAGTTTTTCCTGGAATGGATCCTGTCACCAGGAGCTATAAGCTTGAGGGGTGCTACTCTACATCAAGCATAGCTGACCAAGAAACCCCCCCcacgctcttaccacctgccatagctGTATTGGatggatttacaggttgataatcaatctgtttggACACATTATGAATACACCCTCTGTGGCCATCAAGGActagagtgagacttgaacccgatagagacagagacacaacccactgcgccacaagacctccttgcATTGCATTACTGCACTAGTAACCCAAAGAGCCTGAATAATAATCCATTTAGAGTGCGTGCTCTAAATCCCAATGTGGCAgctcagaatttgaattcagtttaaaaaattcCAGAATTCTGTCATCTGTAAAGGCGACAATGAGACTGTCAGATTTATTTAAAAACaccggttcactaatgctctttagggaaggaactctgccatccttatctggtctggcctaaaaGTGACTGCACTTCTGTACCTGTCAACCTGGTTGACTCTTGACAACCCTCAGAAGTGACTGGGCAAACCATTCATTTGTAtcagtgggcaataaatgttggcattgCCATTGAGGCACTCTTCCCAAAAATGAATGGCGCATAAAAGGACCAGTGGTTTAACAGCGTGTTTTTATTTGATTCTGAGGCAAGGTCCCATTTATTCGCCAAACATGATTGCAACTGAATGGCTTTCTCATTGAAAGCACCAGAATTagtcaaattccatttttattgcTTGGAATTCTGGAGTTTTTAACCAGTAAATTAGGGAATCAAACTCCAGCCAATTTTACCTGTGAACTATAAGCTAATGGTTTGCCCATTAACTATCTGTGCTGTTCCAAATCTGGCCTCTTAACCATCCCCCATTTCCATTTGATTCATCATAGGTAACTGTGCCTTCAAGGCcctataagctctggaattccctccctaaacctcttggcctctctacctcactttcctcctttaaaatctatctcttcgACGAAGCTTTTGGCCAACTACCCCAACATCTTCCTTTTGTGccccagtgtcaaattttgtttttacaATGTTCCTGTTAAGTGCCTTCGGAAATTTACTAAGTTAAAGGTGCCATCTAAATGCAAGTTAATGTACTGGTTATGTTCCTTTTTGACATTAAAATAGAACTAAACACATTTTATTTATTCAAGATGCTTTTTGCCATCTATTAGCGCTGTTCCTTCAGTCATCACTTAGTGTGTAGGTTGCACTAAACAAGTTTAAATTTTCTTACTCATTGTGTTTTAAATGTATTTATTGCATTGCTGTATGATTAGTGTGTATTCTCATAATGTGCGAAAGTATAAGGTGTCAGCTGTGACCCAGTGGGTAGTACTCTTACTTCTGAGTtagcaggttgtgggttcaagtcccactccagagacttgagcacaattcCAGGCTGGCACATGGAAGATGCCACATTTTAAATGAAGAAATTAAACTCTTTCTGCccgctcaggtggatgcaaaagatcccacgcATGATTTGAAGAGCAGGGatcttctccccagtgtcctggccaacacatTTTCATCGGTTCACATTACTAAATATGTCAGCTGTGTCTCAGtggtagctctctctctctctctctctctctccctcaaccaatgtcactcagacaaattacctggtcattattgcattacTTATGGGGTCTTGTGTTGCAGTGGGatagtgtccctgtctctgagccagaagctcaggagtttaagtcccactcctggACTTGATGACCACGGAGCATGTGCTCACGATGCGgctaaacaggttgagtatcaacttgtaaatccttccagcacGTGGCAATGGCAGGAGGTAAGAggaggagagattcctggtcagccatgtgatggaaagaatattGGAACTTCTGGCATCACTATGCATAAAGTGCAAGTTGCCATAGCAACCTGCACTCCTTGGGGGCTGCATGGTTTgcgtggatcagattggtgccaacagcacagggtttgatcccccattctggctgaggtggattcatgacctgccttcttgccctacctgtggtggaggttgtggcacTTTGGGTTGGACCTGcttttgggcagagaactcaagaaggagaacagaattacctggaaaaaccctgggtcatgaggactcgaaacgtcaactcttttcctctccgccgatgctgccagacctgctgagtttttccaggtaattctgtttttgttttggatttccagcatccgcagttttttgttttattcaagaAGGAGAATCTCATTTatgcttgtgggagcttcctgtgtgcaaCATGGCTGCCTACGCAACGGTAACTAAACTTCAAAGGTTCAATCTGGGGATATCCTGACCTTGTGAAAAGCTTTATAAAaatgcaggtttttaaaaattcctcaactcaccaagcctccttcgacagcatcttccaaacccacgaccgctagcatctagaaggacaagggcagcagacacatgggaacaccatcacttggaagttccccttcaagtcactgaccatcctgatttggaaatatatcaccgttccttcactggcgctgagtcaaaattctggaactcccttcctaacagcgctgtgggtgtacctacaccacatggactgcagcggttcaagaaggcagttcaccaccaccttctcaagggcaactagggatgggcaataaatgttggcccaaccagcgaagcccacatcccatgaacgaattgaAAAAAAACTCTTAAGTGTTGCCTGTCTGCTCCATCAAAAGCGGGATATGGAGTGGGTTATCTCGAGGATCCACTGACTGAACAGATCACAAGGCTGCTGTAtctaaatagtcatttggtagtcaGGAgcttgtgtattgctgaaaaaacagacatttttgtcaaagcttttcgtcttgccctcattaggacaatttgcaagaaaataccgaagccagggaaacaacatatttatactgtatgataagtgagtgttgattggttgtcaagtggactctgattagtggagacattgccatggagaatgcaacagtggatggtgactgacagttaactaccaagcattgtttgaaatttagagcaggcagcttgactttgattggtcaagacattgccctgggataTGAactagtgaatggctgtcacttattttgtttagctgaaacaggcacaatatgtgtacatgttctttctagcctgcaaagaacagggccctgtgtattaatatacgtaAATAcgtgcaaatgcgccacactgcaaacctgactgacaatcttaaattggttgtcagtgtaattcttagcacactgaggattatttagcaaacgttgtccaatcgtggaatcatatctaatgtcggacactgtgttctgagttttgcaagcacgggctggttggccaccttgcccgttgtgaacagcggaagtgacatgctgtttgatatgatccgccagtctttgggatgaatgcctagcatcacattggcactgaaattcatttaccaCATTACCCATTTGTGTGATAGGAAGAACTTCTTTTTGGAgtgcaatgtcttgaccaatcagagtcaagctacctggtttaaatttcaaacaatttttggcagttaactgtcagtgaccatccaatggtgcattctccatggcaatgcctctaacaATCAGCAGAttcttctcatacagtacaaaTGTGTCgttccccttacattggtattttcttgtgaattatcCTGACGAGTGcaggacgaaaagcttcaacaacacttcTCTTTTCCAACAAGTGCTGTAACCCTTGCTTCTGTCTGCttgcttcatggtcacttttactgaaccAGCTTTACTCAAGTTCTCAAATTGCCATGCTGGAACTCAAACTGAAATGTGCTGGATTATTATCCCATCAGTGTGACCACTGCACCACCTCTAAGCTTGATctaatttatttattctttcttgcTTATGTCTAATTTCCCTTGAATCGAGtcgcttgctggaccatttcagagggctgttaagagccAACCGCactgctgcgggtctggagtccagaccaggtaaggatgacagattttcaGTTTCATGGTTACCCTTACTCAGCCTAGCTTTAtggttccagatttattaattaaatttaaaattcaccagtggccatagtgggatttgaacccccatccctggagcattagcctgtgtctctggattaatagtccagtgataataccactataccTCTGTCTCCTCCTAATAGACACataacctctctctcacacttacacacaccagTCGCACAGTAtctcatacacacagtctctTGCATACACAttctcagactctcacacactcagtcagagCATTCTGAATGAATA
The Carcharodon carcharias isolate sCarCar2 chromosome 31, sCarCar2.pri, whole genome shotgun sequence DNA segment above includes these coding regions:
- the LOC121271495 gene encoding leucine-rich repeat-containing protein 4B-like, coding for MMMMMMKAHQTQRMRFNFGRTVSRLVFLTLWTLSLLAGLVQSHVCPKGCSCSNQFSKVICTRYELREVPDSISTNTRYLNLQENIIQVIKADTFKQLRHLEILQLSKNLIRQVEVGAFNGLTNLNTLELFDNRLTTVPSGAFEYLSKLRELWLRNNPIESIPSYAFNRVPSLRRLDLGELKKLEYISDAAFEGLINLRYLNLGMCNLVEIPNLTPLIKLEELELSGNRLEVIQPGSFQGLTNLRKLWLMHAQIQLIERNAFDDLQSLEELNLSHNNLTSLPHDLFTPLHRLERVHLNHNPWHCNCDVLWLSWWLKETVPSNTTCCARCHSPPNLKARYIGELDQSHFTCYAPVIVEPPTDLNVTEGMAAELKCRAATSMTSVNWMTPNGTLMTHGSYRVRISVLHDGTLNFTNVTVQDTGLYTCLVSNSAGNATASATLNVSAVDSSNSYSYFTTVTVETVEVVDEPKSTEREPGPTPSGHWETPYSTTSLTPRSTKSTEKAFTVPITTEVTDNIMAGLDDVMKTTKIIIGCFVAITFMAAVMLIIFYKLRKQHQLHKHHGQTRTIEIINVEDDMTEATPGDSCLTLPAVDHEHLNHYTAYKAHYNNNTTAAGGGGGGALNCTKNPLHNSVHEPLLFKSSSKENVQETQI